A single genomic interval of Mycolicibacterium holsaticum DSM 44478 = JCM 12374 harbors:
- a CDS encoding EthD domain-containing protein produces MEKVIITLRGADADENWCARMRAQVAADLLDMDLPGLSINLRDDAVRDSLMTLTTMEPPVVGLVTLWTQQSYGEQVTAAVARLQAEAADVAAYLVTESVPLAPPDTVPGQRSPGLANVALLRRPADLDEATWRARWHIDHTPVAIATQATFGYLQNAVVHALTPGAPTLAAIVEELFPAEAVSDLHAFFGAADDDDLRDRMERMVASTAAFGANRDVDTVPTSRYVYRTPFAANPLRRTVDR; encoded by the coding sequence GTGGAGAAAGTGATCATCACGCTGCGCGGCGCCGACGCGGACGAAAACTGGTGCGCGCGAATGCGCGCTCAGGTGGCCGCCGACCTGCTCGACATGGATCTGCCGGGGCTGTCCATCAACCTGCGCGACGACGCGGTGCGCGATTCGCTGATGACGCTGACGACGATGGAGCCTCCGGTGGTCGGGTTGGTCACGTTGTGGACGCAGCAGTCCTACGGCGAACAGGTGACGGCCGCGGTCGCGCGGCTGCAGGCCGAAGCCGCCGACGTCGCCGCCTACCTGGTCACCGAGTCCGTTCCGCTGGCCCCGCCCGACACCGTGCCCGGACAACGCAGTCCGGGGCTGGCCAACGTCGCGCTGTTGCGTCGCCCCGCCGACCTGGACGAGGCGACCTGGCGGGCGCGGTGGCACATCGACCACACCCCGGTAGCCATCGCGACCCAGGCGACTTTCGGCTACCTCCAGAACGCGGTCGTACATGCGCTGACGCCCGGCGCACCGACGCTCGCCGCGATCGTCGAGGAGTTGTTCCCCGCAGAGGCCGTCTCGGACCTGCACGCGTTCTTCGGCGCCGCCGATGACGACGACCTGCGCGACCGGATGGAGCGGATGGTGGCCAGCACGGCGGCATTCGGCGCCAACCGCGACGTCGACACCGTGCCGACGAGCCGCTACGTGTACCGCACCCCGTTCGCGGCCAACCCGCTGCGCCGTACAGTCGACCGGTGA
- a CDS encoding PaaI family thioesterase — MVKFTDIGDVSAGEIAQLRAAYAPLAESVRELVDATIRTEVDAETVAAVKAQIDAATARLRSEQSDGPFGVRTTSGGERMAWGNPVIGIRNPFAPPLVVHRDADGRVHTEFDMGAAYEGPPGHVHGGIAALVLDHLLGEAASDGVKPRFTGTITLRYLRTTRLGRLHAEAKVTRSEGVKTYATGHLADEEGVTAEAEGVFISPKWAREH; from the coding sequence ATGGTGAAGTTCACCGATATCGGCGATGTCTCCGCTGGGGAGATCGCTCAGCTACGCGCGGCCTACGCGCCGCTCGCCGAGTCCGTGCGCGAACTCGTGGACGCGACCATCCGCACCGAGGTCGACGCGGAGACGGTGGCCGCGGTCAAGGCGCAGATCGACGCGGCGACCGCGCGGCTGCGGTCGGAGCAGAGCGACGGCCCGTTCGGGGTGCGCACCACCAGCGGCGGCGAGCGGATGGCGTGGGGGAATCCGGTGATCGGCATCCGCAACCCGTTCGCGCCGCCGCTGGTGGTGCACCGCGACGCCGACGGGCGGGTGCACACCGAATTCGACATGGGCGCGGCCTACGAGGGCCCGCCGGGTCACGTGCACGGCGGCATCGCCGCGCTGGTGCTCGACCACCTGCTCGGCGAAGCGGCAAGCGACGGGGTGAAGCCACGCTTCACCGGCACCATCACCCTGCGCTACCTGCGCACCACCCGGCTCGGCCGGCTACACGCCGAGGCGAAGGTCACCCGCAGCGAGGGCGTCAAGACCTATGCCACAGGTCATTTGGCTGACGAAGAGGGCGTCACGGCGGAAGCCGAGGGCGTGTTCATTTCACCGAAGTGGGCTCGCGAACACTAG
- the bfr gene encoding bacterioferritin, with product MQGDPDVLKLLNEQLTSELTAINQYFLHSKMQANWGFTELAEHTRKESFEEMNHAEAITDRILILDGLPNYQRLFSLRIGQTLREQFEADLAIEYEVMARLKPGIIMCREKEDATTATLLEKILANEEDHVDYLETQLQLMDKLGDALYAAQCVSRPPTNL from the coding sequence ATGCAAGGCGACCCAGATGTTCTGAAATTGCTCAACGAGCAATTGACAAGCGAACTCACGGCCATCAACCAGTATTTCCTGCATTCGAAGATGCAAGCGAATTGGGGCTTCACCGAACTCGCCGAACATACCCGCAAAGAATCATTCGAAGAAATGAATCACGCGGAGGCGATCACCGATCGAATCCTCATTCTGGACGGGCTGCCGAATTATCAGCGGCTATTCTCGCTGCGGATCGGCCAGACCCTGCGTGAACAATTCGAGGCCGACCTGGCGATCGAATACGAGGTGATGGCGCGACTGAAGCCGGGCATCATCATGTGCCGCGAGAAGGAAGACGCCACGACCGCGACGCTGTTGGAGAAGATCCTGGCCAACGAGGAGGACCACGTCGACTACCTCGAGACGCAGTTGCAGTTGATGGACAAGCTGGGCGACGCGCTCTACGCCGCGCAATGCGTCTCCCGGCCGCCGACCAACCTGTAA
- a CDS encoding fatty-acid--CoA ligase: protein MGDYDLHSFILACDFRVEDVERMWSWLKKHRDGLASIGAHHVVLYTSIWEPRRVLVTIGIRQAGSIREVLRSPAIFEWFDISGADDIPPVFGGEVVEKVDLYPPSPDDHVGRVVVGVMSAVQDVPALMAKVHDGLERFKRGGVRKIWVYRALDDGQEVMILQEMENEAAAQAWIDHPDAAAEWMCHAGLGAYPTQFVGRFAHIMSIDEQSV, encoded by the coding sequence ATGGGTGATTACGATCTGCACTCGTTTATTCTCGCCTGTGATTTCCGTGTCGAAGACGTCGAACGGATGTGGAGCTGGCTCAAAAAACACCGTGACGGATTGGCGTCGATAGGAGCCCATCACGTCGTGCTCTACACCTCGATCTGGGAGCCGCGACGGGTTCTGGTCACGATCGGAATTCGGCAAGCCGGCTCCATCCGCGAGGTGTTGCGCTCCCCTGCGATATTCGAATGGTTCGACATATCCGGGGCCGACGACATTCCGCCGGTGTTCGGTGGCGAGGTGGTGGAGAAGGTCGACCTCTACCCGCCCTCGCCCGACGACCATGTCGGGCGCGTGGTGGTCGGCGTCATGTCGGCTGTGCAAGACGTGCCTGCGCTGATGGCCAAGGTGCACGACGGGCTGGAGCGGTTCAAACGCGGAGGGGTCCGCAAGATCTGGGTGTACCGGGCCCTCGACGACGGGCAGGAGGTGATGATCCTGCAGGAGATGGAGAACGAGGCAGCGGCCCAGGCGTGGATCGATCACCCCGACGCCGCCGCCGAGTGGATGTGCCACGCGGGTCTGGGCGCCTACCCCACCCAGTTCGTCGGCAGGTTCGCCCACATCATGAGCATCGACGAGCAGAGCGTCTAG
- a CDS encoding (2Fe-2S)-binding protein, translating into MFVCLCMGITSSDVDAVVANGATTSKQIAEACGAGGDCGRCRRTLRAIIEAHSEVDGCLTGRRDAR; encoded by the coding sequence ATGTTCGTCTGTCTGTGCATGGGAATCACGAGCAGCGACGTCGATGCGGTCGTCGCCAACGGCGCGACGACGTCCAAACAGATCGCCGAGGCGTGCGGCGCAGGCGGTGACTGCGGCCGGTGCCGGCGCACCCTGCGCGCGATCATCGAGGCTCATAGCGAGGTCGACGGCTGCCTCACTGGGCGGCGCGACGCCCGGTGA
- a CDS encoding enoyl-CoA hydratase/isomerase family protein, with amino-acid sequence MPLLISDENRVRTLTLNRPDVLNAFNEELYLATATALREAATDPDVAVVLLTGAGRAFSAGNDLVEMQRRITDPTFNEQGSHFSTMIDALTELPKPLICAVNGVGVGIGATLLGYADLVFMSSTARLKTPFTSLGVAPEAASSYLLPRLMGRQNAAWLLMSSEWVDAEEAKQMGLAWQVCAPDDLLPQARRHANILAEKPISSLMAVKQTIVAPTRAEIAAATAREIEHFAVLMGGAANAEALADFTGRRAAQ; translated from the coding sequence GTGCCACTGCTGATCAGCGACGAGAACCGGGTCCGCACCCTCACGTTGAACCGGCCGGATGTCCTCAACGCGTTCAACGAGGAGCTGTACCTGGCCACCGCGACCGCGCTGCGCGAGGCCGCCACCGATCCGGACGTGGCCGTGGTGCTGTTGACCGGGGCGGGCCGGGCGTTCAGCGCGGGCAACGACCTTGTCGAAATGCAGCGCCGCATCACCGATCCGACCTTCAACGAGCAGGGCAGTCACTTCTCCACGATGATCGACGCGCTCACCGAACTCCCCAAACCGCTGATCTGTGCGGTCAACGGTGTCGGGGTCGGCATCGGCGCAACGCTTCTGGGCTATGCCGATCTGGTGTTCATGTCGTCGACGGCGAGGTTGAAAACCCCGTTCACCAGCCTCGGGGTGGCGCCGGAGGCGGCGTCGTCGTACCTGCTGCCCCGGCTGATGGGCAGGCAGAACGCCGCGTGGCTGCTGATGTCATCGGAGTGGGTGGACGCCGAGGAGGCCAAGCAGATGGGGTTGGCGTGGCAGGTGTGTGCGCCCGACGATCTGTTGCCGCAGGCCCGCCGGCACGCGAACATCCTTGCCGAGAAACCGATTTCGAGCCTAATGGCGGTCAAGCAGACCATCGTCGCGCCGACCCGCGCCGAGATCGCCGCCGCGACCGCCAGGGAGATCGAGCACTTCGCCGTGCTGATGGGCGGCGCGGCGAACGCCGAGGCGCTGGCCGACTTCACCGGGCGTCGCGCCGCCCAGTGA
- a CDS encoding SH3-like domain-containing protein — protein sequence MSTAAERAAQLDLVARLKSAYPELPDAPTPDLLDHGRITAYLKPVHDVGGEPDAPMKYENKQYELWEHMTYVICEVLAWRGIWLSEERRRIGNVDVGRAQYLGLPYYGRWLLAVARVLVEKHHIALGELSERMAEVAARYDGGLRGRALAANPKFEGDGSQVKRNAHHKHAVGKGDPQVYAGQAGEPKFKVGDAVLVRELPVVFYTRTPEYVRGATGEIATVAYESPAAEDETWDRPDARPEWFYVVRFNMSELWDGYTGTADDVIQTEIPERWLQSAT from the coding sequence ATGAGCACAGCGGCCGAACGTGCAGCTCAACTGGATCTCGTCGCCCGGCTGAAATCGGCGTATCCCGAGCTTCCCGACGCTCCCACCCCTGATCTGCTCGACCACGGGCGCATCACGGCATACCTCAAACCGGTCCACGACGTAGGCGGTGAGCCGGATGCTCCGATGAAGTACGAGAACAAGCAGTACGAGCTGTGGGAGCACATGACCTACGTCATCTGCGAAGTGCTGGCGTGGCGCGGCATCTGGCTCTCAGAAGAGCGTCGCCGCATCGGCAACGTCGACGTCGGCCGGGCCCAGTATCTCGGGCTGCCCTATTACGGGCGGTGGCTGCTGGCCGTCGCCCGGGTACTGGTGGAAAAGCACCACATCGCCCTCGGCGAGTTGAGCGAGCGGATGGCCGAGGTCGCCGCCCGCTACGACGGCGGGCTGCGCGGTCGGGCGCTGGCGGCCAACCCGAAGTTCGAAGGTGACGGGTCCCAGGTCAAACGCAACGCCCATCACAAACACGCGGTCGGCAAGGGTGATCCCCAGGTCTATGCCGGTCAGGCCGGCGAGCCGAAGTTCAAGGTTGGCGACGCGGTGCTGGTGCGCGAACTTCCCGTCGTGTTCTACACCCGCACACCCGAATATGTGCGCGGCGCGACCGGCGAGATCGCCACAGTGGCCTACGAGAGCCCCGCGGCTGAGGACGAAACCTGGGATCGCCCCGATGCGCGGCCGGAGTGGTTCTACGTCGTCCGGTTCAACATGTCCGAATTATGGGACGGCTACACCGGCACCGCCGATGACGTCATCCAGACCGAAATTCCCGAGCGCTGGCTGCAGTCGGCGACCTGA
- a CDS encoding MDR family MFS transporter — translation MSSPATQTTAEDRESGALISPQRRNFVFVAVLLGMLLAALDQTIVATALPTVVADLGGAGHQSWVVTSYLLASTIATAVVGKLGDLFGRKAVFGVAVIFFLVGSVLCGMAGSMTALVASRALQGIGGGAIMVTATALIGEVIPLRDRGRYQGALGAVFGVTTVIGPLLGGYFTDHLSWRWAFWINVPVGIVVFFVAAAAIPALGRRDRPVIDYAGIVFVGLGASGLTLATSWGGSTYPWGSATIIGLFAGSVAALAVFVWVESRAAEPVLPIRLFGSPVFTVCCVLSFIVGFAMLGALTFLPTYMQFVDGVSATESGLRTLPMVVGLLLTSVGSGAVVGRTGRYKIFPVVGTAVMVVGFVLLSRMDADTSLLAQSAYLFVLGAGIGMCMQVLILIVQSTVGFADLGVATSGVTFFRAIGSSFGAAIFGSLFINFLDDRIGPALAASGAPPAAAQSPQVLHSLPHDVAAPIVTAYADSLGLVFLFAAPVAFIGFLVALTLREVPLHEMEMAAVDLGDGFAMPGTDTPDQVLESAIGRLLRTSPEIRLRTIAGRPGCELDVARLWALIQIYRHNQAFGSARLTDIADRLRVPCEVIEPTFEQLIATGYALRTGDRLWLTQAGARQVDTASSVLVDAITEKLAKSPTYEGRPDHAQVEAALERIAHRILAQREWDDERAQITATAT, via the coding sequence ATGAGCAGTCCGGCTACACAGACCACCGCCGAAGATCGTGAATCCGGCGCGCTGATCAGTCCGCAGCGCCGCAACTTCGTCTTCGTCGCGGTGCTGTTGGGCATGCTGCTCGCCGCGCTGGACCAGACGATTGTCGCGACCGCGCTGCCGACCGTGGTCGCCGACCTCGGGGGCGCCGGCCACCAGTCCTGGGTGGTGACGAGCTATCTGCTGGCCTCGACCATCGCCACCGCGGTGGTGGGCAAGCTCGGCGACCTGTTCGGCCGCAAGGCCGTGTTCGGGGTGGCGGTCATCTTCTTCCTAGTCGGCTCGGTGCTGTGCGGTATGGCCGGTTCGATGACGGCGCTGGTCGCGTCGCGCGCCCTGCAGGGCATCGGCGGCGGGGCCATCATGGTGACGGCCACCGCGCTGATCGGCGAGGTCATTCCGCTGCGCGATCGCGGCCGCTACCAAGGAGCGCTGGGCGCCGTGTTCGGGGTGACCACGGTGATCGGCCCCCTGCTTGGCGGCTACTTCACCGACCACCTCAGTTGGCGGTGGGCGTTCTGGATCAACGTGCCGGTGGGAATCGTGGTGTTCTTCGTGGCCGCCGCCGCCATCCCCGCGCTCGGCCGCCGTGACAGACCGGTCATCGACTACGCAGGGATCGTGTTCGTCGGCCTCGGCGCGTCGGGCCTCACGCTGGCGACGAGCTGGGGTGGTAGCACGTACCCGTGGGGTTCTGCGACGATCATCGGGTTGTTCGCCGGCTCGGTGGCCGCGCTCGCGGTGTTCGTCTGGGTGGAAAGCCGTGCGGCCGAACCTGTTCTGCCGATCAGGTTGTTCGGCAGCCCGGTTTTCACGGTGTGCTGTGTGCTGTCGTTCATCGTCGGGTTCGCGATGCTGGGCGCGTTGACGTTCCTGCCGACCTACATGCAGTTCGTTGACGGGGTGTCGGCCACGGAGTCCGGGCTGCGCACGCTGCCGATGGTGGTCGGGTTGCTTCTGACCTCGGTGGGCAGCGGCGCCGTCGTGGGCCGCACCGGCCGCTACAAGATCTTCCCGGTCGTCGGCACCGCGGTGATGGTGGTGGGTTTCGTGCTGCTGTCCCGAATGGACGCCGACACGTCGTTGCTGGCGCAGTCGGCGTACCTGTTCGTCCTCGGCGCCGGTATCGGCATGTGTATGCAGGTGCTCATCCTCATCGTGCAGAGCACGGTCGGCTTCGCCGATCTCGGCGTCGCCACCTCGGGTGTGACGTTCTTCCGGGCCATCGGAAGTTCGTTCGGTGCAGCGATCTTCGGGTCGTTGTTCATCAACTTCCTCGATGACCGCATCGGCCCGGCCCTCGCTGCCAGCGGCGCGCCACCGGCGGCGGCGCAGTCGCCGCAGGTGTTGCATTCGTTGCCTCACGATGTCGCCGCGCCGATCGTCACCGCCTACGCCGATTCGCTCGGGTTGGTGTTCCTGTTCGCGGCGCCGGTCGCGTTCATCGGCTTCCTCGTCGCGCTGACCCTCAGAGAGGTTCCGCTGCACGAGATGGAAATGGCGGCTGTCGATCTCGGCGACGGCTTCGCCATGCCCGGCACCGACACCCCCGACCAGGTGCTGGAATCCGCGATCGGTCGGCTGCTGCGGACTTCACCCGAGATACGGCTGCGCACCATCGCGGGCCGGCCGGGCTGCGAACTCGACGTCGCGCGGCTGTGGGCGTTGATCCAGATCTACCGGCACAACCAGGCGTTCGGCTCGGCGCGGCTCACCGACATTGCCGATCGCCTTCGGGTGCCGTGCGAAGTCATCGAACCGACCTTCGAGCAGTTGATCGCCACCGGCTACGCGTTGCGCACCGGTGACCGGCTGTGGCTTACGCAGGCCGGCGCCCGTCAGGTCGACACCGCGTCCTCGGTGCTGGTCGACGCGATCACCGAGAAGCTCGCCAAGTCGCCGACGTACGAGGGCCGACCGGACCACGCGCAGGTGGAGGCCGCGCTGGAACGCATCGCGCATCGCATCCTCGCGCAGCGGGAGTGGGACGACGAACGCGCCCAGATAACCGCCACCGCCACATGA
- a CDS encoding thiocyanate hydrolase: MSATPEPKPVAPLQEIVQRNQVWSRMAAKYGVDNPVPPWKTSLDGMCDALDRAACRTDVPDFKERRDEEDALSATVYADLPYPENQLVALAHSLVARGIIDQNELERQMAAVRDRLEA, from the coding sequence GTGAGCGCCACGCCCGAGCCGAAGCCGGTTGCCCCGCTGCAGGAGATCGTGCAGCGCAACCAGGTGTGGTCGCGGATGGCGGCCAAGTACGGGGTGGACAATCCCGTGCCGCCGTGGAAGACCAGCCTGGACGGCATGTGCGACGCGCTCGACCGCGCGGCATGTCGCACCGACGTTCCGGACTTCAAAGAGCGCCGCGACGAGGAGGACGCGTTGTCGGCGACGGTGTACGCGGACCTGCCGTATCCGGAGAACCAGTTGGTGGCGCTGGCCCATTCGCTGGTCGCCCGCGGGATCATCGACCAGAACGAACTCGAACGGCAGATGGCTGCGGTGCGCGACAGGCTGGAGGCCTAG
- the scnC gene encoding thiocyanate hydrolase subunit gamma → MTDHDHDHDHERTVAPMVDEITDFEVLEIALRELCIEKGIFTAEEHRRFTEFAEQIGPTPAARLVARAWLDPAFEKLALSEPMAASKEVGVDWMEPTGFGTPSDFTAFEILADTPDVHHVIVCALCSCYPRPILGNSPEWYRTPNYRRRLVRWPRQVLAEFGLYLPDEIAIRVQDSNQKHRFMVMPMRPAGTEGWTEDQLAEIITRDCLIGVALPKPGVTTNVITETRPAIHPVT, encoded by the coding sequence ATGACCGACCACGACCACGACCACGACCACGAACGCACCGTCGCCCCGATGGTCGACGAGATCACCGACTTCGAGGTACTCGAGATCGCGCTGCGCGAATTGTGTATCGAGAAGGGCATCTTCACCGCCGAGGAGCACCGGCGCTTCACCGAGTTCGCCGAGCAGATCGGGCCCACGCCCGCGGCCCGGCTGGTCGCACGGGCCTGGCTGGATCCCGCCTTCGAAAAGCTCGCGTTGTCCGAACCGATGGCAGCCAGCAAGGAGGTCGGCGTCGACTGGATGGAACCCACAGGGTTCGGCACGCCAAGCGATTTCACCGCGTTCGAGATCCTCGCCGACACCCCGGATGTGCACCACGTCATCGTGTGCGCGCTGTGCTCGTGCTATCCGCGGCCGATCCTCGGCAACTCACCGGAGTGGTACCGCACACCGAACTACCGGCGGCGCCTGGTCCGCTGGCCGCGTCAGGTGCTCGCCGAGTTCGGCCTTTACCTGCCCGATGAAATCGCCATCCGGGTGCAGGATTCCAACCAGAAGCACCGGTTCATGGTGATGCCGATGCGCCCGGCGGGCACCGAGGGTTGGACCGAGGACCAGTTGGCGGAGATCATCACCCGCGACTGCCTGATCGGTGTCGCCCTGCCGAAACCGGGGGTGACCACCAACGTGATCACCGAGACCCGCCCGGCGATCCACCCGGTCACGTGA
- a CDS encoding FUSC family protein, whose product MTTGGKVVEALRPTSPDIGAVVRSLLGVLAMATVGLLCHSGAAALWAAGAAAIAGAIALQDSPGGRVSLVVTVSLQMGAAVLLGALTGAYNVLFVMVVAVWCFGAGLQWALGGNAGLVGAAASALLVVAAPVPPSVSSVLVPTVLAIAAGCLQAVLIAVWPPQRWRTQREALANAYRSLADDARQVAADRAAPLDAALSPSLRDAFMDTQASRRPRAYLGGHRLPERIMATLHAFRGSADGERDDVSQMLGSAAAVLDTIADHKHTARRDAEHALVRVDTAVSMIGGPEVATAQRLSQQLHEAAELRFPDLYRPDVINPIRTAAAQVRTHLTWTSPILRHAVRLSAAVTLGIAADRFAPVNHGYWAALTVLMVLRPETAHTYTRCVGRIAAIAAGIVLTSSITLLLEPTGYVAAVLATLFVAITYAVTRFGYIVASVALAGAVVFLLDIGTATSGATVEDRLFSVVIGGGLAVVAHVAFPDHALIRLWQRSGELLKGEIDYAATVIKAYIHELDRPADAVSAAWQKAFRARASFEAASGAARLDSPELRRWLRSYRAALNAVTSACTALEASLPPQPLTNVTPEFVAAVDDYVDALRGAPPSPAEPWTVDLAALSAANQQVRDRAAELSADNGAARVLVSEIAAITRSLSSIASVREPTSVK is encoded by the coding sequence GTGACCACCGGGGGCAAGGTCGTCGAAGCCCTACGGCCGACGTCGCCGGACATCGGGGCGGTTGTGCGCAGCCTGCTCGGCGTCCTGGCGATGGCAACCGTGGGTCTGCTGTGCCATTCCGGCGCGGCGGCGTTGTGGGCGGCCGGAGCCGCCGCCATCGCAGGCGCGATCGCCCTTCAGGACAGCCCCGGTGGGCGGGTGTCACTGGTCGTCACGGTCTCGCTGCAAATGGGGGCCGCCGTCCTTCTCGGCGCGCTGACCGGCGCCTACAACGTGCTGTTCGTCATGGTCGTGGCGGTGTGGTGTTTCGGCGCGGGGCTGCAGTGGGCGCTGGGCGGCAACGCCGGGCTGGTCGGCGCGGCGGCCAGCGCACTGCTCGTGGTCGCGGCGCCCGTGCCCCCGTCGGTGTCATCGGTGCTGGTACCCACCGTGTTGGCGATCGCCGCGGGCTGTCTGCAGGCGGTGTTGATCGCCGTGTGGCCTCCGCAGCGGTGGCGGACCCAGCGGGAGGCGTTGGCGAACGCTTATCGGTCGTTGGCCGACGATGCCCGCCAGGTCGCGGCGGACCGGGCGGCGCCGCTGGACGCGGCGCTGTCACCGTCGTTGCGCGACGCGTTCATGGACACCCAGGCCAGCAGGCGGCCCAGAGCCTATCTCGGCGGGCACCGGCTGCCCGAGCGGATCATGGCCACATTGCACGCGTTTCGCGGCTCTGCCGACGGCGAGCGTGACGACGTGTCACAGATGCTGGGGTCCGCGGCCGCCGTGCTCGACACGATCGCCGATCACAAGCACACCGCGCGCCGCGACGCCGAGCACGCGCTCGTTCGCGTCGACACCGCGGTTTCGATGATCGGCGGGCCGGAAGTCGCTACTGCACAACGGCTTTCACAGCAGCTACACGAAGCCGCCGAGCTGCGCTTCCCCGACCTCTACCGACCCGACGTCATCAACCCGATCCGCACGGCAGCCGCACAGGTGCGCACCCACCTGACGTGGACATCGCCGATTCTGCGCCACGCGGTGCGGCTTTCGGCGGCGGTCACGCTGGGCATCGCCGCCGACCGCTTCGCACCGGTCAACCACGGCTACTGGGCCGCGCTGACGGTCCTGATGGTGCTGCGCCCGGAAACCGCACACACCTACACCCGCTGCGTCGGCCGCATCGCCGCCATCGCGGCGGGCATCGTGTTGACGTCGTCGATCACCCTGTTACTGGAGCCGACCGGGTACGTCGCCGCGGTGCTGGCGACGCTGTTCGTGGCGATCACCTACGCGGTCACCCGGTTCGGCTACATCGTGGCCAGCGTGGCGCTGGCCGGGGCGGTGGTGTTTCTGCTCGACATCGGCACGGCAACCTCGGGTGCGACGGTCGAAGACCGGTTGTTCTCCGTGGTGATCGGCGGCGGGCTGGCCGTGGTCGCGCACGTGGCGTTCCCCGACCACGCGCTGATCCGGCTGTGGCAACGCTCAGGTGAGCTGCTGAAGGGTGAAATCGACTACGCCGCAACGGTGATCAAGGCCTACATCCACGAACTCGACCGGCCTGCCGACGCGGTGTCGGCGGCCTGGCAGAAGGCCTTCCGCGCCCGCGCATCGTTCGAAGCGGCGTCGGGGGCGGCCCGGCTGGACTCGCCCGAACTGCGCCGGTGGCTGCGCTCGTACCGGGCGGCGCTCAACGCGGTCACGAGCGCGTGCACGGCGCTGGAGGCCAGCCTGCCGCCGCAACCGCTCACCAACGTGACACCCGAATTCGTCGCGGCCGTCGACGACTACGTCGATGCGTTGCGCGGCGCCCCGCCGAGTCCGGCCGAGCCGTGGACGGTCGATCTGGCTGCGCTCAGCGCCGCCAACCAGCAGGTGCGCGACCGGGCCGCCGAATTGTCCGCGGACAACGGTGCCGCGCGGGTACTTGTCTCCGAGATCGCGGCGATCACCCGCAGCCTGTCGAGTATCGCTAGTGTTCGCGAGCCCACTTCGGTGAAATGA